In Citrobacter sp. RHB25-C09, the following proteins share a genomic window:
- the arcA gene encoding two-component system response regulator ArcA yields MQTPHILIVEDELVTRNTLKSIFEAEGYDVFEATDGAEMHQILSEYDINLVIMDINLPGKNGLLLARELREQANVALMFLTGRDNEVDKILGLEIGADDYITKPFNPRELTIRARNLLSRTMNLGTVSEERRSVESYKFNGWELDINSRSLIGPDGEQYKLPRSEFRAMLHFCENPGKIQSRAELLKKMTGRELKPHDRTVDVTIRRIRKHFESTPDTPEIIATIHGEGYRFCGDLQD; encoded by the coding sequence ATGCAGACCCCGCACATTCTTATCGTTGAAGACGAGTTGGTAACACGCAACACGTTAAAAAGTATTTTTGAAGCGGAAGGCTATGATGTTTTCGAAGCGACCGATGGCGCGGAAATGCATCAGATCCTTTCTGAATATGACATCAACCTGGTGATCATGGATATCAACCTGCCAGGGAAAAACGGTCTTCTGTTAGCGCGTGAACTGCGCGAACAGGCTAACGTGGCGCTGATGTTCCTGACCGGCCGTGATAACGAAGTCGATAAAATTCTCGGCCTCGAAATCGGTGCGGATGACTACATCACCAAGCCGTTTAACCCACGCGAGCTGACGATTCGTGCGCGCAACCTGCTGTCCCGTACCATGAATCTGGGTACCGTCAGCGAAGAGCGCCGTAGCGTTGAAAGCTACAAGTTCAACGGTTGGGAACTGGACATCAATAGCCGTTCTCTGATCGGTCCTGATGGTGAGCAGTATAAGCTGCCGCGCAGCGAGTTCCGCGCCATGCTTCACTTCTGTGAGAACCCGGGTAAGATCCAGTCTCGTGCAGAGCTGCTGAAGAAAATGACCGGTCGCGAGCTGAAGCCGCATGACCGTACCGTTGACGTGACAATCCGTCGTATTCGTAAGCATTTCGAATCCACGCCAGACACGCCGGAAATTATCGCCACCATTCATGGTGAAGGATATCGCTTCTGCGGCGATCTGCAGGATTGA
- the yjjY gene encoding protein YjjY — MTKVRNCVLDALSINVNNIISLVVGTFPQDPTVSKTAVILTILTAT; from the coding sequence ATGACTAAAGTACGTAATTGCGTTCTTGATGCACTTTCCATCAACGTCAACAACATCATTAGCTTGGTCGTGGGCACTTTCCCTCAGGACCCGACAGTGTCAAAAACGGCTGTCATCCTAACCATATTAACAGCAACATAA
- a CDS encoding tRNA/rRNA methyltransferase: MHITIILVAPARAENIGAAARAMKTMGFTRLRIVDSQAHLEPATRWVAHGSGDIIDNIEVFDTLDAALKDVDFTIATTARSRAKFHYYATPGELVPLLEEKGQWMKHAALVFGREDSGLTNEELALADVLTGVPMVADYPSLNLGQAVMVYCYQLASLMQQPAKTADVSDEFQLQALRARVMTLLTTLDVAEDVKLVDWLQQRLGLLGQRDTAMLHRLVHDIEKNIAK, from the coding sequence ATGCACATAACCATCATCCTTGTTGCGCCTGCCAGGGCGGAAAATATCGGCGCGGCGGCTCGCGCGATGAAGACCATGGGTTTCACGCGGTTGCGAATTGTCGATAGCCAGGCTCATCTTGAACCGGCGACGCGTTGGGTGGCGCATGGGTCTGGAGATATTATTGATAATATTGAAGTTTTCGATACTCTGGACGCCGCGCTCAAGGATGTCGATTTCACCATTGCCACCACAGCACGCAGCCGCGCTAAGTTCCATTACTACGCAACGCCTGGCGAACTGGTGCCACTGTTAGAAGAAAAAGGGCAGTGGATGAAGCATGCCGCGCTGGTGTTTGGCCGTGAGGATTCCGGATTAACAAACGAAGAACTGGCGCTGGCCGATGTATTGACCGGCGTTCCGATGGTTGCAGATTATCCTTCGCTGAATCTGGGGCAGGCGGTGATGGTTTACTGTTATCAATTAGCAAGTTTAATGCAACAACCTGCGAAAACCGCTGATGTTTCTGATGAATTTCAGCTTCAGGCGCTGCGAGCTCGCGTGATGACGTTATTAACCACCCTCGACGTTGCCGAAGACGTCAAACTGGTCGACTGGCTACAGCAACGTTTGGGCTTATTAGGGCAGCGAGACACGGCAATGTTGCACCGTTTAGTCCATGATATAGAGAAAAATATCGCAAAATAA
- the creD gene encoding cell envelope integrity protein CreD — translation MLKSPLFWKIVTLGGAIILLLIPLMMVRAIIVERADYRDKVDDAIRQSTSGPQKVVGPLIAVPVTELYTVLENDKEVQHKRSFLHFWLPESLVVEGNQNVEARKIGIYQGQVWHTDVELKAEFDVARLSELNKPNVTLGTPFIVVGVGDARGIGVVKAPKINGTALAVEPGTGLSGSGEGIHIPLPDSQWATRNLSLAMSLNLSGTGSFSVVPVGRSSEMTLTSNWPHPNFLGDFLPGKREISESGYQAQWQSSWFANNLGERFTDTKEIRWYGLPSFSVAVATPADQYQLTDRATKYAILLISLTFMAFFVFETLTGKKLHPMQYLLVGLSLVMFYLLLLALSEHIGFTLAWIVASLVGALMNGVYLQAVLKGWRNSLLFILALLALDGVMWALLRSEDSALLLGTGVLLLALGGVMFLTRHLDWYSFSRIKPTAEAVEDDTLRLWK, via the coding sequence GTGCGATCATATTGTTGTTGATACCTCTGATGATGGTTCGGGCAATTATTGTCGAACGCGCTGATTACCGCGATAAGGTCGATGATGCCATTCGTCAGAGCACCAGTGGGCCGCAAAAAGTGGTGGGCCCGCTGATTGCGGTTCCGGTCACTGAGTTATACACCGTCCTTGAAAATGACAAAGAGGTGCAGCATAAACGCAGCTTCCTCCATTTCTGGCTACCCGAATCGCTTGTGGTGGAGGGTAATCAGAACGTCGAAGCGCGTAAAATCGGTATTTATCAGGGGCAGGTCTGGCATACCGATGTCGAACTAAAAGCGGAATTTGATGTTGCGCGCCTGAGTGAACTGAATAAGCCCAATGTCACCCTTGGCACACCGTTTATCGTGGTGGGAGTCGGCGATGCGCGAGGGATTGGGGTGGTGAAAGCGCCGAAAATCAACGGTACCGCGCTCGCCGTTGAACCGGGGACGGGCTTATCCGGGAGCGGAGAGGGGATCCATATCCCATTGCCGGACAGTCAGTGGGCGACGCGAAATCTGAGCCTGGCGATGTCATTGAATTTAAGCGGCACCGGCTCGTTCTCGGTGGTTCCCGTTGGGCGTAGCAGTGAAATGACCCTGACCAGCAACTGGCCGCACCCGAACTTCCTTGGTGACTTTTTGCCCGGCAAGCGCGAAATCAGTGAGTCGGGATATCAGGCGCAGTGGCAGAGCAGTTGGTTTGCCAATAATCTCGGCGAACGGTTTACAGATACGAAAGAGATTCGCTGGTACGGTCTGCCCTCGTTTAGCGTCGCCGTGGCTACCCCGGCCGATCAGTATCAACTGACTGACAGAGCGACAAAGTACGCGATTCTGTTGATTAGCCTGACGTTTATGGCTTTCTTTGTTTTCGAAACGCTGACGGGTAAAAAGCTGCACCCGATGCAGTATTTGCTGGTGGGGTTGTCGCTGGTGATGTTTTATCTGCTGCTGCTGGCGCTATCAGAACATATCGGTTTTACTCTGGCATGGATTGTCGCAAGTCTGGTGGGCGCATTGATGAATGGGGTATATCTCCAGGCGGTGTTGAAGGGCTGGCGTAACAGTCTGCTGTTTATCCTGGCGTTGCTGGCGCTGGATGGGGTGATGTGGGCGCTGCTACGTTCAGAGGATAGCGCATTGCTGCTGGGGACGGGGGTACTGCTGCTGGCGCTGGGAGGCGTGATGTTCCTGACGCGTCATCTGGACTGGTACTCGTTTTCCCGCATAAAGCCAACAGCTGAGGCCGTGGAGGATGATACGTTACGGTTATGGAAGTGA
- the thrL gene encoding thr operon leader peptide has protein sequence MKRISMTITTTTTITTGNGAG, from the coding sequence ATGAAACGCATCAGCATGACCATTACCACAACCACCACCATTACCACAGGTAACGGGGCGGGCTGA